A single genomic interval of Daucus carota subsp. sativus chromosome 1, DH1 v3.0, whole genome shotgun sequence harbors:
- the LOC108220440 gene encoding uncharacterized protein LOC108220440 has protein sequence MTFCSYNIRGLNNKSSFAKDFIQNNNIGLIALLETHVKKESADRLSSFVANGFSWLFNYDFHDNGRIWIGWDPKKWAVSSPVIHAQHISCSVVNISNNDVFYVSFVYASNTVLGRRELWNELHSLNLSVVRPAQIPWIVLGDFNSCCNLDESHGGAGIFSRDRALVNEYWLVRFPLSHARFLPRGLSDHSPICITSGTVSERLKKPFQVFSHIIEHPQFLTTVGSAWECSIRGDPWFVLTSKLKRVKDKLKLLNQNFGNLHLKVAAARSSLNLFQSQMPFVPSEAMQLEEASLCSSLSNALKDEELLLKQKSRIHWLSVGDSNNGFFFKSCTNRWNSNKIVSLSDENGNIAQSHRDIANMAVDFFSSKLGSPNNSSALDADVPLPWLSDEQRHLLEADFSPQDIHKTFLSMSKGKSPGPDGFSPEFYTAAWSIVGTDVTLAILYYFQSLHMPRIINSTSISLVPKSAGASALNQFRPISCCNTLYKCISKLLASRLKQVLPSLISPNQSAFVKNRSIGDNLKLSVLVTTGTTVLLGAP, from the exons atgacTTTTTGTTCCTACAATATAAGGGGGTTGAATAATAAGTCCTCGTTTGCTAAGGACTTCATTCAGAATAATAATATTGGCCTTATTGCCCTCTTGGAGACTCATGTTAAAAAGGAATCGGCCGATAGATTATCTTCTTTTGTAGCCAATGGATTTTCTTGGCTGTTCAATTATGACTTTCATGATAATGGTCGAATCTGGATCGGATGGGATCCAAAAAAATGGGCTGTCTCTTCTCCGGTGATTCATGCCCAGCATATTTCTTGTTCTGTTGTGAATATTTCGAATAATGATGTGTTTTATGTCTCGTTTGTCTACGCGTCTAATACTGTTCTGGGAAGGAGGGAGCTCTGGAACGAGTTGCATAGTCTAAATCTCTCTGTGGTCCGTCCTGCTCAGATCCCTTGGATTGTCCTGGGCGATTTCAATTCTTGTTGTAACCTGGATGAATCCCATGGTGGAGCTGGAATTTTTTCGAGAG acAGAGCTTTGGTTAATGAATATTGGCTGGTAAGATTCCCCCTTAGTCATGCGCGTTTTCTTCCCCGGGGCCTTTCTGACCACTCCCCTATATGCATCACTTCTGGGACGGTTTCTGAGAGGTTAAAAAAGCCTTTCCAGGTTTTTTCTCATATTATTGAACATCCTCAATTCCTGACTACTGTTGGTTCTGCCTGGGAATGTTCTATTAGAGGCGACCCGTGGTTTGTTCTTACTTCGAAGCTCAAAAGAGTGAAGGATAAACTTAAGCTTCTCAATCAGAATTTTGGGAACTTGCATCTGAAGGTAGCTGCAGCCCGCTCTTCTTTGAATCTCTTTCAGAGCCAAATGCCTTTTGTGCCTTCCGAAGCAATGCAATTAGAAGAAGCCTCTCTATGCAGCTCCCTAAGCAATGCTCTAAAAGATGAGGAGCTTCTCTTAAAACAGAAATCAAGAATTCATTGGCTGAGTGTTGGGGACTCTAATAACGGGTTTTTCTTTAAATCTTGTACAAACAGATGGAACTCAAACAAAATTGTTTCTCTTTCTGATGAGAACGGGAATATTGCCCAATCCCACCGCGATATTGCAAATATGGCAGTTGATTTCTTTAGTTCTAAGCTTGGGTCTCCCAATAACTCCTCGGCTCTTGATGCTGACGTACCTCTCCCCTGGTTATCTGATGAGCAGCGGCATCTcctcgaagctgatttttccccGCAAGACATTCATAAGACCTTCCTTTCTATGAGCAAGGGGAAAAGTCCTGGCCCTGATGGTTTCTCCCCTGAGTTCTACACGGCAGCCTGGTCTATTGTTGGTACTGATGTCACCTTGGCCATTCTATACTATTTTCAAAGCTTGCATATGCCTCGAATAATAAACTCCACTTCTATTTCCCTTGTTCCTAAATCTGCTGGTGCATCCGCTCTTAATCAGTTCCGTCCCATATCCTGCTGTAACACACTCTACAAATGTATCTCTAAGCTCCTTGCCTCCCGGTTAAAGCAGGTCTTACCTTCTCTTATCTCTCCAAACCAATCTGCGTTTGTCAAGAATCGCAGCATTGGAGATAATCTCAAGCTCTCTGTGTTGGTTACCACAGGGACCACGGTCCTCCTAGGTGCACCTTAA